A part of Kitasatospora acidiphila genomic DNA contains:
- a CDS encoding ATP-binding protein, translated as MSDEKTGAPVLRAHAEEAFAGELAALAARDDRPRPPGWRLSPWAVADYLLGARLPDGTVVTPKYVGPRRIVEVAVSTLATDRALLLLGVPGTAKTWVSEHLAAAISGDSTLLVQGTAGTAEEAVRYGWNYAQLLANGPSRAALVPSPVLRAMADGKIARVEELTRMPSDVQDSLITVLSEKTLPIPELSGETQAVRGFNLIATANDRDRGVHEISSALRRRFNTVVLPLPATLDDEVEIVSRRVGQLGRALELPELPGGAQEIRRVVTVFRELRDGLTIDGRTKVRTPTGTLSTAEAISVVTSGLALAAHFGDGVLRPADVATGVLGAVVRDRTTDQAVWREYLEGVLRDRDDWQDFYRAARELSD; from the coding sequence ATGAGTGATGAGAAGACCGGCGCACCGGTCCTGAGAGCCCATGCGGAGGAGGCGTTCGCCGGGGAGTTGGCGGCGCTGGCCGCGCGGGACGATCGGCCGCGACCGCCGGGGTGGCGGCTCTCGCCGTGGGCGGTGGCCGACTACCTGCTGGGCGCCCGGCTGCCGGACGGCACCGTGGTGACGCCGAAGTACGTGGGGCCGCGGCGGATCGTCGAGGTGGCGGTGAGCACGCTGGCCACCGATCGGGCGCTGCTGCTGCTCGGGGTGCCGGGGACGGCCAAGACCTGGGTGTCCGAGCATCTGGCCGCCGCGATCAGCGGCGACTCCACGCTGCTGGTCCAGGGCACCGCCGGCACCGCCGAGGAGGCCGTGCGGTACGGCTGGAACTACGCCCAGTTGCTGGCGAACGGTCCGAGCCGGGCCGCCCTGGTGCCCTCGCCGGTGCTCCGCGCGATGGCCGACGGCAAGATCGCCAGGGTCGAGGAGCTGACCCGGATGCCCTCCGACGTACAGGACAGCCTGATCACCGTGCTGTCGGAAAAGACGTTGCCGATACCGGAGTTGAGCGGCGAGACTCAGGCTGTCCGCGGGTTCAACCTGATCGCCACCGCCAACGATCGCGACCGCGGCGTGCATGAGATCTCCAGTGCGCTGCGCCGCCGTTTCAACACGGTGGTCCTGCCGCTCCCGGCGACGCTCGACGACGAAGTCGAGATCGTCAGCCGGCGGGTGGGGCAGCTCGGCCGCGCCCTGGAGCTGCCCGAGCTGCCGGGCGGTGCGCAGGAGATCCGACGGGTGGTGACGGTCTTCCGCGAGCTGCGCGACGGCCTGACCATCGACGGCCGGACCAAGGTCCGGACCCCGACCGGCACCCTCTCCACCGCCGAGGCGATCTCGGTGGTCACCAGTGGACTCGCGCTCGCGGCGCACTTCGGTGACGGCGTGCTGCGCCCGGCCGATGTGGCAACCGGGGTGCTGGGTGCGGTGGTTCGCGACCGGACGACCGACCAGGCGGTGTGGCGCGAGTACCTGGAGGGGGTGCTCCGCGACCGGGACGACTGGCAGGACTTCTACCGGGCGGCCCGCGAACTGTCCGACTGA